From the genome of Acropora palmata chromosome 4, jaAcrPala1.3, whole genome shotgun sequence, one region includes:
- the LOC141880088 gene encoding neuropeptide Y receptor type 2-like translates to MQFDTNASAFPLNESLKKAQGEAQFFMEPKALKIFRVFVYAVIIVLALVGNIAVCAISRRNPRLQTSTFFLLMNLAVSDIGSVLCLPFLLPELYVGNWMMGFAMCKLLKPSVVLFNFVTTNTLVAIACDRFRSIVFPFVARPSTSETRLILSLLWLIALLFSLPSYGAMKVIYYPQESHDLYCSDMFSSDKELDFSYRRIYTLTMYTLQVVLPVLVISALTLKITTTLKDIRLIPVSLRPTRSSSLNSTPNASPHSSLLNLNKLNMNSTSFMKRQAMEKKFLRMLMTVLLVFVLCYVPFQTMYLFYEFHPTLFTSPYMQTLSEFMYLIVWLPNVLNPVCYGFMNEHYKRAFKALIFHPRKFYRMLKLKRSFSQSVLSTALSKLSLSSKSKL, encoded by the coding sequence ATGCAATTTGACACGAACGCTTCAGCATTTCCTCTGAATGAGTCGCTCAAGAAAGCACAAGGAGAAGCTCAGTTTTTCATGGAACCGAAAGCGCTTAAAATATTTCGCGTTTTCGTTTATGCAGTTATTATCGTTCTTGCACTTGTGGGCAATATAGCAGTTTGCGCAATTTCACGCCGTAACCCTCGCCTTCAAACGAGTACCTTCTTCTTGTTGATGAACTTAGCTGTGTCCGACATTGGATCAGTTCTGTGTCTTCCATTTCTTCTCCCAGAGCTCTACGTCGGGAACTGGATGATGGGTTTTGCCATGTGCAAACTTCTCAAACCGAGCGTTGTCTTATTTAACTTTGTCACCACAAACACGCTTGTAGCGATCGCTTGCGATCGATTTCGTTCCATCGTGTTTCCTTTCGTAGCACGACCTTCAACATCGGAAACTCGCCTCATCCTCTCCTTACTGTGGCTCATCGCCTTGTTATTTTCCCTGCCTTCCTACGGAGCAATGAAGGTCATCTATTATCCCCAAGAGTCTCATGATCTTTACTGCTCAGACATGTTCTCCAGCGACAAGGAATTGGACTTTTCATACCGCCGCATCTACACGTTAACAATGTACACTTTACAAGTGGTACTTCCTGTTCTCGTAATTTCTGCGCTGACTCTGAAGATCACTACGACGTTGAAAGATATCCGTCTTATTCCAGTATCTCTCAGGCCTACACGGTCTAGCTCTTTGAACTCCACACCCAACGCGAGCCCGCATTCGTCGCTTTTAAATCTAAACAAGTTAAACATGAATTCTACCAGCTTCATGAAGAGGCAGGCGATGGAGAAAAAGTTTCTTCGAATGTTGATGACAGTGTTGCTTGTGTTTGTGTTGTGCTACGTACCGTTTCAAACTATGTACTTGTTTTATGAGTTTCATCCAACGCTGTTTACAAGCCCTTACATGCAGACATTGTCTGAATTTATGTACTTGATTGTTTGGCTGCCAAACGTGCTGAATCCCGTTTGCTATGGCTTTATGAACGAGCACTACAAACGCGCTTTCAAAGCGCTTATTTTTCACCCACGAAAGTTTTATCGGATGCTGAAATTAAAGCGGAGTTTCTCGCAATCTGTTTTATCCACTGCGCTGAGTAAACTAAGTTTGTCTTCAAAGTCGAAACTATAA
- the LOC141880090 gene encoding neuropeptide Y receptor type 6-like, with translation MNGSINVGLHVFPNASGTSSNNTSTDSCPFVPIGNREFKVAIHALTLVVSLVGNCLLIAAFVRMKEPVMLLIANMAASDLLTTIFYIPRLLVIEISRSYAWKVSGIAGTVLCKMCNFLADISIAVSTQSLMLIAIERFLAVVYPLKTRSITAKNRRFLIASTWIVSMVLHAPYFYVFELYEDKLTKTLMCQHLTSKLHYLLYRSSVFIIVLFIPLIVVIILYTITLVKLRVDKMSEHRSTRGERRSRKRTVKLLKLASATVLAMFICWTTFTVVTFLKLFVLSSAQQCTHIFQLVDFTGILLTSCYCAVNPSICFFFLRNFRGQLRQMCKLTRRGAFNIYRENKAGRSRANTNLTVLGMELLHATPKLSSSCQSTSE, from the coding sequence ATGAACGGAAGCATCAACGTTGGGTTGCACGTGTTTCCGAACGCTAGTGGGACCAGTTCCAATAACACGTCAACTGACTCTTGCCCCTTTGTGCCGATTGGCAACAGGGAGTTCAAAGTTGCAATTCATGCTCTCACACTTGTCGTTTCATTGGTTGGAAACTGCTTGCTTATAGCTGCATTTGTGCGGATGAAAGAGCCAGTAATGCTCCTCATTGCCAATATGGCGGCATCCGACCTTTTAACCACCATTTTTTACATCCCTCGCCTGCTCGTGATCGAAATAAGCCGTTCTTATGCTTGGAAGGTCTCAGGAATAGCAGGAACCGTTCTGTGTAAAATGTGCAACTTCTTGGCCGACATTTCCATAGCCGTCTCGACTCAAAGCTTGATGTTGATCGCCATTGAACGCTTCCTGGCCGTCGTTTATCCCTTGAAAACCCGAAGTATTACCGCAAAGAATCGCCGCTTCCTGATTGCTTCAACGTGGATTGTATCAATGGTTCTGCACGCGCCATATTTTTACGTCTTCGAACTTTACGAAGATAAACTAACTAAGACTTTGATGTGTCAACATTTAACTTCAAAGCTGCATTATTTACTCTACCGTTCCTCCGTGTTTATAATAGTTTTATTCATACCTTTGATTGTAGTCATCATTCTTTACACAATCACTCTGGTCAAACTTCGAGTGGACAAAATGTCTGAGCATCGAAGTACCCGCGGAGAGAGGCGAAGTCGTAAGCGCACCGTGAAACTGCTCAAGTTAGCTTCAGCGACAGTGTTGGCAATGTTCATCTGTTGGACGACTTTTACAGTGGTTACGTTCTTGAAGCTGTTTGTTCTCAGCAGCGCCCAACAATGCACCCACATTTTTCAGTTAGTGGATTTCACTGGTATCCTACTTACGAGTTGTTACTGCGCAGTAAACCCGTCTatctgtttcttctttttgcgAAATTTTCGCGGTCAGCTGCGACAGATGTGCAAATTAACACGCCGGGGAGCATTTAACATCTACCGCGAAAACAAGGCTGGGAGATCGCGAGCCAACACCAACCTTACAGTTCTTGGCATGGAATTGCTTCACGCAACTCCGAAACTTTCGTCCAGCTGTCAATCAACGAGTGAGTAG
- the LOC141880084 gene encoding orexin receptor type 2-like isoform X2 yields the protein MESTLNATSSESPNSYESNISANESPFFDEPKGLKIFRFFIYAVIIVLALVGNVAVCVISRRNRRLQTSTYCLVMNLAVSDIGSVLFLPFLLPELYVGNWIMGEAMCKLLKPSVVLFNFVTTNTLVAIGSDRFRAVVFPFVARPSTSETRLVVSLIWLVAFVFSLPSYGAMTITTFPDAPDSSFCVDVFSNDIETNKSYRRIYTITMYVVQALSPVFILSLLYLKITATLKHIRLIPLALRPTRAWSLGSTPNASPRSSVVNVNKLNMNASGFLKRQLMEKKFLRMLMTVLLVYVLCYLPFQTMYLVYEFHPKLFTSRYMQPLSEFLYLLVWLPNALNPVCYGCLNDYYKRAFKALIFQPRKFIQTLKSRQSFSQSVVASTVKR from the coding sequence ATGGAATCTACACTAAACGCAACATCGAGTGAATCGCCAAACTCTTACGAGTCTAACATCTCTGCGAATGAATCGCCGTTCTTCGACGAACCAAAAGGTCTCAAGATATTTCGCTTTTTCATCTATGCGGTTATTATCGTTCTTGCTTTGGTGGGTAATGTGGCAGTTTGTGTGATTTCTCGACGCAATCGTCGGCTCCAAACTAGTACCTACTGTTTAGTGATGAACTTAGCTGTGTCCGACATTGGATCAGTTctatttcttccatttcttcTCCCAGAACTGTACGTCGGTAACTGGATTATGGGGGAAGCCATGTGCAAACTTCTCAAACCAAGCGTTGTCTTATTTAACTTTGTTACAACAAACACGCTGGTGGCGATCGGCAGTGATCGTTTTCGCGCCGTCGTCTTTCCTTTCGTAGCACGCCCGTCGACGTCAGAAACACGCCTCGTCGTTTCACTGATATGGCTGGTTGCTTTTGTATTCTCCTTGCCTTCGTACGGCGCGATGACAATAACGACTTTCCCAGATGCCCCTGACAGCTCTTTTTGCGTGGATGTTTTCTCAAACGACATTGAAACAAACAAGTCCTACCGGCGAATTTACACGATCACAATGTACGTCGTCCAGGCTTTGTCTCCTGTGTTTATCTTATCTTTACTTTACCTCAAGATCACAGCCACGCTAAAACACATCCGTCTCATACCACTGGCGCTCAGGCCCACGCGGGCCTGGTCACTGGGCTCCACACCCAATGCGAGCCCGCGATCATCGGTCGTCAATGTTAAcaaactaaacatgaatgcgTCCGGCTTCTTAAAGCGGCAACTGATGGAGAAAAAGTTTCTAAGGATGTTGATGACTGTTCTTCTTGTTTACGTGTTGTGTTATCTGCCGTTTCAAACCATGTACTTGGTGTATGAGTTTCATCCAAAGCTGTTTACCAGTCGTTACATGCAGCCATTGTCTGAATTCCTGTATTTGCTTGTTTGGCTGCCAAACGCGTTGAATCCCGTTTGCTACGGTTGCTTGAACGATTACTACAAACGTGCTTTCAAGGCGTTGATTTTCCAGCCACGGAAGTTTATTCAGACGTTGAAATCTCGGCAGAGTTTTTCACAGTCTGTTGTTGCGTCTACGGTGAAACGATGA